The Candidatus Nitrosotenuis cloacae genomic interval GCGACTGGAGCATTTGAAGGAAGAAATGAACCACTTTATGCAGTCTTCAGCCCCGCAGCAATAGGTGACTATTATGTTTGATAAGCTGCGCAATGCGTTCTCATCCGCTGTAAAGAGCTTTGGGGAAAAAGAGCTCAAGGAGGGGGACATTGACGACATCTTGTTTCAGCTGGAAATAGCACTGATGGAGTCCGATGTTGCAACCGAGGTAATAGAGTTAATCAAGTCGGATATGAAGAAAAAACTTGTTGGCACCTCGGTAGAAAAGAACGCAATTGAAAAGTTTGTCAAGGACAACCTGATTGCGAGCATATCTGAATTGTTTGATGCGGCAGGATCTGTCGACATATTTGCCAAGATAAATGAGAAAAAGCGCTCCGGCGAGTCGTGCATTATTTTGTTTGTTGGAATTAACGGAACTGGAAAGACTACGTCGCTTGCAAAGCTTGCGTACCTGCTGAAGGAAAACAAGTTCTCAGTTGTAATTGCTGCAGCCGATACGTTCAGGGCTGGTGCAATAGAGCAGATCACAGAGCACGCAAACAGGCTGAATCTGAAGATAATTGCGCAAAATTACGGAGCAGACCCTGCGGCTGTGGCACGTGACGCCGC includes:
- the ftsY gene encoding signal recognition particle-docking protein FtsY, with product MFDKLRNAFSSAVKSFGEKELKEGDIDDILFQLEIALMESDVATEVIELIKSDMKKKLVGTSVEKNAIEKFVKDNLIASISELFDAAGSVDIFAKINEKKRSGESCIILFVGINGTGKTTSLAKLAYLLKENKFSVVIAAADTFRAGAIEQITEHANRLNLKIIAQNYGADPAAVARDAALYAKSHKIDCILIDTAGRMQTSKNLMEQIEKITKVVKPDLKIFVGDSLAGNDTVNQAREFYQHVQFDGAILTKSDADARGGAALSVVKITSKPVIFVGMGQDYPDLRPFDKNLFLETVFGEGISAPEPKPEPKPEPKPEPKPEPKPEPKPEPKPEPKPEPKP